A stretch of Paenibacillus peoriae DNA encodes these proteins:
- a CDS encoding S8 family peptidase, which produces MKIQSIGLPNYNIKTATNKENKGLEIIHAEQFWKRNIFGSNVVIAVLDTGIDMKHEDLQNNIIGGRNFTSNYDNDPHNYQDGNGHGTHVAGIIAANNKKVNIGVAPRASILILKTLTNDGDGDINNLIEAIYYAILWRGPNGERVNIMAMSLGTIKDNPLLHDAIRYAVEHGLSIVAASGNDGNGESDREYRYPGAYNEVIEVGSIGATKLISKFSNKNEQLDIVAPGEDIYSTFLNNKYASFSGTSMAVPFVAGALALIIEEGRILFKRDLTEPEIYAQLIKSSSLLFGNPAIEGNGMLNLLKSFG; this is translated from the coding sequence GTGAAAATACAATCGATAGGATTACCAAACTATAATATTAAAACTGCTACAAACAAAGAAAACAAGGGTTTAGAAATAATTCATGCTGAACAGTTTTGGAAGCGGAATATTTTTGGATCTAATGTTGTCATTGCTGTGTTGGATACCGGAATAGATATGAAGCACGAAGATCTACAAAACAACATCATTGGTGGGAGAAATTTCACTTCAAACTATGACAATGATCCGCATAACTATCAGGATGGCAATGGACATGGGACTCATGTTGCAGGAATTATTGCAGCTAACAATAAAAAAGTTAACATCGGAGTTGCCCCACGAGCCAGCATTCTCATTTTAAAAACGTTAACCAATGACGGAGATGGAGATATTAATAATTTAATTGAGGCTATTTACTACGCAATATTATGGAGAGGGCCCAACGGAGAAAGAGTTAACATTATGGCAATGTCTTTGGGTACCATAAAGGACAATCCTCTTCTGCATGATGCTATCCGCTATGCAGTGGAACACGGCTTGTCTATAGTCGCTGCTTCCGGAAATGATGGAAACGGGGAGAGTGATCGGGAATATAGATATCCCGGTGCTTACAATGAAGTGATAGAAGTTGGGTCTATCGGAGCAACAAAATTAATTTCAAAATTTTCTAACAAAAACGAGCAACTTGACATTGTCGCTCCGGGTGAAGACATATATTCCACATTCCTTAATAATAAATATGCCTCTTTTAGTGGTACATCTATGGCAGTCCCTTTCGTTGCTGGTGCATTAGCATTGATCATCGAAGAAGGCAGAATCCTATTCAAAAGGGATCTTACTGAACCAGAAATTTATGCTCAATTAATTAAAAGCAGTTCGCTGCTCTTTGGAAATCCAGCTATAGAAGGAAACGGAATGCTGAATTTGTTAAAGAGCTTTGGATAA
- a CDS encoding sigma-70 family RNA polymerase sigma factor yields MNLETLYSSYFNDLYRYLLSLSCNHFVAEELVQETFFRAFLHLEDNEIENIKAWLFKVGYHAFIDFTRRKNKKNALIEEIKGLELLDNNTPENQFIERDQLSQLIQSIHTLPEKESQAILLCDLHQFKMHEAAEVLGLNLNTLKSHIYRGRKKLKTILEKRGILHEEG; encoded by the coding sequence ATGAACCTAGAAACTCTTTACTCCAGCTACTTTAACGACTTGTATAGATACCTGCTTTCCCTCTCCTGTAATCATTTCGTTGCAGAGGAACTAGTCCAAGAAACTTTCTTTAGAGCCTTTTTACATCTTGAGGATAATGAAATTGAAAATATTAAGGCTTGGTTGTTTAAAGTTGGATACCATGCATTTATTGATTTCACACGACGAAAAAACAAAAAAAATGCACTTATTGAAGAAATTAAGGGACTAGAATTACTGGATAACAATACTCCGGAAAATCAGTTCATAGAGCGTGATCAATTAAGCCAGTTAATACAATCAATTCATACTCTACCCGAAAAAGAATCCCAAGCCATCCTTTTATGTGATTTACATCAATTCAAAATGCACGAAGCAGCTGAAGTGCTGGGGTTAAATCTTAACACTTTAAAAAGTCATATTTATCGTGGGAGGAAAAAGTTAAAAACGATTCTTGAAAAGAGGGGCATACTACATGAAGAAGGATAA
- a CDS encoding anti-sigma factor, which produces MKKDNDNEQFLDKKSNNSNLTSKEDQEATNNEYNELFKKANLDFGTTLHFEEKASKGIIKLAKYQAKISTILIVLTILLLIVPVLTLCSYLYYGTENRANDLLDTTRNLIYVTEPNTMLEEGFDARIGFFSMDANFNTLKRVGKQSLNSEAIKVHYTMKQFSAVERQSNTSIPVSESNKNHFIFPSNNLNLDKNKEWEVLNGLPSGSVAELYISFDDLYSPQEVEHKLPKSIDTLWLAVNSGVENSQNSEQIIPLGYPTHSDANLFSPFFEAEVAKQGIEPIFLKIVEQLAQRQKLISTFPYYQNTSFSKRLDYIKKNGILTYGVVVTGPSEELKKLKSNKMVRTIKVEEVELWNWHS; this is translated from the coding sequence ATGAAGAAGGATAACGATAACGAACAATTTCTCGATAAAAAAAGTAATAATAGTAATTTAACATCTAAAGAAGATCAAGAGGCGACTAATAATGAATACAATGAGTTGTTTAAAAAAGCTAATTTAGATTTCGGGACCACTTTACACTTTGAAGAAAAAGCTTCAAAAGGAATTATTAAATTAGCAAAATACCAAGCAAAGATAAGTACAATCCTCATTGTTCTAACCATTTTACTTTTAATTGTACCTGTTCTAACACTTTGTTCCTATTTATATTACGGAACAGAGAACCGAGCTAACGACTTGTTAGACACCACTAGGAATTTAATCTACGTAACTGAACCTAATACAATGTTAGAAGAAGGGTTTGATGCTAGAATCGGTTTTTTTTCTATGGACGCGAATTTTAACACTTTAAAACGTGTTGGGAAGCAAAGTCTTAATTCTGAGGCAATCAAAGTGCATTACACAATGAAACAATTTTCTGCCGTGGAACGGCAATCTAACACAAGTATACCTGTATCTGAGTCAAATAAGAATCATTTCATTTTCCCAAGTAACAACCTGAATCTTGATAAAAATAAGGAGTGGGAGGTTTTAAACGGTTTGCCTTCTGGGTCTGTCGCCGAATTGTACATTTCTTTCGATGATTTGTATTCTCCCCAAGAAGTGGAACATAAGCTCCCCAAAAGTATTGATACTCTGTGGCTTGCAGTAAACTCAGGAGTGGAGAACTCACAAAATAGTGAACAAATAATTCCTTTGGGGTACCCTACGCATTCTGATGCCAATTTATTTTCTCCGTTTTTCGAGGCTGAGGTTGCTAAACAAGGAATTGAACCTATATTTCTTAAAATTGTTGAACAGTTGGCTCAGCGACAAAAGCTAATATCTACTTTTCCATACTACCAGAATACATCTTTCTCTAAACGTTTGGATTATATAAAGAAAAATGGAATCCTCACCTATGGAGTCGTCGTTACTGGGCCATCTGAAGAACTAAAAAAACTTAAAAGTAATAAAATGGTGCGCACAATAAAAGTTGAGGAGGTAGAGTTATGGAATTGGCATTCTTAA
- a CDS encoding helix-turn-helix domain-containing protein gives MNSFMNLIKKAQQRDARAIATIIEKFNPKIQKSLTQTKPQDRNDLRQEVSLKLIEAIYRYDLKSVPGFWEFVNKKNEETDN, from the coding sequence GTGAACTCTTTTATGAATCTAATTAAGAAAGCACAACAAAGAGACGCACGAGCAATAGCAACTATTATTGAAAAATTCAATCCCAAAATTCAAAAATCTCTTACACAGACAAAACCTCAAGATCGTAATGACTTAAGACAAGAAGTAAGCTTAAAATTAATTGAGGCAATCTATAGATATGACTTGAAATCAGTGCCTGGTTTTTGGGAATTTGTAAATAAAAAAAATGAAGAGACAGATAATTAA
- a CDS encoding sigma-70 family RNA polymerase sigma factor: MNSYILNFTEIVSILSRKKIINEFLNDPEHYALFKESIMFPSDANNKELDEKFKQFFLELRFTTYISSLIHYASIDFDKKQRRIRKRNVLIPEEDSHNLFKDVCTQYEFLKDKRTVKIEDVVTSSKLHKAISLLTEKEKSILSASYVMNCSDTEIAKNNNVSQQAVSKTRTRALKKLRDFLA; the protein is encoded by the coding sequence ATGAACTCTTACATACTAAATTTTACTGAAATTGTTAGCATTCTTTCAAGAAAAAAAATTATAAATGAGTTTTTGAATGACCCAGAGCACTATGCTTTATTCAAAGAAAGTATTATGTTTCCATCTGATGCTAATAATAAGGAACTAGATGAAAAATTCAAACAATTCTTTTTAGAACTTCGTTTTACAACCTATATATCATCTTTGATACATTATGCTTCGATAGATTTTGACAAGAAGCAAAGAAGAATCCGAAAAAGAAACGTGTTAATACCGGAAGAGGATTCACACAATCTTTTTAAGGATGTATGTACACAATATGAATTCTTGAAGGATAAGCGAACAGTTAAAATAGAAGACGTGGTAACGAGTTCAAAGCTACATAAAGCGATAAGTTTATTAACGGAAAAAGAAAAGAGTATTTTGAGTGCTTCATATGTCATGAATTGTTCGGATACTGAAATTGCTAAAAATAATAACGTATCACAGCAGGCCGTTTCAAAAACAAGAACTAGGGCATTAAAAAAACTTAGAGATTTTTTGGCGTAA
- a CDS encoding glutaredoxin family protein: MLNEVLIYTKSNCKFCQKIKEWMGDNKINFTDIDITNINDLKLLREIKGVPYTIIKRSGKETVICGFNPNKLRETLL; the protein is encoded by the coding sequence ATGTTAAATGAGGTACTTATCTACACAAAGTCAAATTGTAAATTTTGCCAAAAAATTAAGGAGTGGATGGGGGACAACAAGATCAATTTCACTGACATTGATATTACCAATATAAATGATCTCAAGTTACTTCGCGAAATTAAAGGCGTACCCTACACAATCATAAAGAGATCTGGCAAAGAAACAGTTATCTGCGGATTCAATCCAAACAAGCTTAGGGAGACGCTTCTATAA
- a CDS encoding family 14 glycosylhydrolase translates to MTLYRSLWKKGCMLLLSLVLSLTAFIGSPSNTASAAVADDFQASVMGPLAKINDWGSFKKQLQTLKNNGVYAITTDVWWGYVESAGDNQFDWSYYKTYANAVKEAGLKWVPIISTHKCGGNVGDDCNIPLPSWLPSKGSADEMQFKDESGYANSEALSPLWSGTGKQYDELYASFAENFAGYKSIIPKIYLSGGPSGELRYPSYYPAAGWSYPGRGKFQAYTETAKNAFRTAMNDKYGSLDKINAAWGTKLSSLSQINPPTDGDGFYTNGGYNSTYGKDFLSWYQSVLEKHLGVIGAAAHKNFDSVFGVRIGAKVSGLHWQMNNPAMPHSTEQAGGYYDYNRLIQKFKDADLDLTFTCLEMSDSGTAPNYSLPSTLVDTVSSIANAKGVRLNGENALPTGGSGFQKIEEKITKFGYHGFTLLRINNLVNNDGSPTGELSGFKQYIISKAKPDNNGGTGNKVTIYYKKGFNSPYIHYRPAGGSWTAAPGVKMQDAEISGYAKITVDIGSASQLEAAFNDGNNNWDSNNTKNYSFSTGTSTYTPGNSGNAGTITSGAPAGTIPGDGGGTTNKVTVYYKKGFNSPYIHYRPANGNWTAVPGVKMQDAEISGYAKITVDIGSASQLEAAFNDGNNSWDSNNSKNYLFSTGTSTYTPGLNGAAGSIRTGAPSGGVLSVGASTYATDLNEVAGPIPTEKLSGVTLNVSTSTYTPNVNGVEVTAQTEAPLGAFTPIDPGTLSKPTPLNVDWSEQSIYFIMTDRFSNGDPSNDNYGGFNSNNSDQRKWHGGDFQGIINKLDYIKNMGFTAIWITPVTMQKSEYAYHGYHTYDFYAVDGHLGTMDKFKELVGKAHDKNIAVMLDVVVNHTGDFQPGNGIAKAPFDKADWYHHNGEITGGDYNSNNQWKIENGDVAGLDDLNHENPATANELKNWIKWLLNETGIDGLRLDTAKHVPKGFLKDFDQAANTFTMGEIFHGDPAYVGDYTRYLDAALDFPMYYTIKDVFGHDQSMRKIKERYSDDRYYRDAQTNGVFIDNHDVKRFLNDASGKPGANYDKWPQLKTALGFTLTSRGIPIIYQGTEQGFNGGDDPGNRENMAFNSNHDLYQYIAKLNNVRNNHPALQNGSQKEKWVDDSFYSFQRSKNGDEAIVFINNSWNSQTRTIGNFDNLSNGTRLTNQLSNDSVQINNGSITVTLAPKEVKIFTK, encoded by the coding sequence TTGACCTTGTATCGAAGTCTATGGAAAAAAGGGTGTATGCTTCTACTAAGCCTTGTGCTGTCTCTGACCGCCTTCATTGGCTCACCCTCTAATACGGCGAGCGCAGCGGTTGCAGATGATTTTCAAGCTTCCGTCATGGGACCGCTGGCGAAAATCAATGACTGGGGTTCCTTTAAAAAGCAGCTACAAACGTTGAAAAACAATGGCGTGTATGCCATCACTACCGACGTCTGGTGGGGCTATGTGGAGAGCGCAGGAGATAACCAGTTCGATTGGAGCTACTACAAGACCTATGCAAATGCCGTGAAAGAAGCGGGACTGAAGTGGGTTCCTATTATCTCTACGCATAAGTGTGGAGGAAATGTGGGAGATGACTGTAACATCCCACTGCCAAGCTGGCTGCCGAGCAAGGGCAGTGCAGATGAAATGCAATTCAAGGACGAAAGCGGCTATGCCAATAGTGAAGCCCTCTCCCCATTGTGGAGCGGAACCGGTAAACAATATGACGAGCTGTATGCCTCATTCGCTGAAAACTTTGCCGGATATAAAAGTATCATTCCCAAAATTTATTTGAGCGGCGGTCCTTCTGGGGAATTGCGCTATCCGTCCTACTATCCAGCAGCAGGGTGGAGCTACCCGGGACGAGGCAAGTTCCAAGCTTATACTGAAACAGCCAAAAATGCATTCCGCACAGCTATGAATGACAAGTACGGATCATTGGACAAGATTAATGCTGCTTGGGGCACCAAGCTGAGCAGTCTTAGCCAAATCAATCCACCGACCGATGGGGACGGATTTTACACGAACGGCGGATATAATTCCACATATGGAAAGGATTTTCTGTCGTGGTACCAAAGTGTACTTGAGAAGCATCTGGGCGTCATCGGAGCAGCGGCCCACAAAAACTTCGATTCTGTGTTTGGTGTCCGGATCGGGGCCAAAGTTTCCGGTCTGCACTGGCAAATGAACAATCCTGCTATGCCGCACAGCACAGAACAAGCAGGTGGATATTATGATTACAACCGTCTCATTCAGAAATTCAAGGATGCCGATCTAGACTTGACATTTACTTGCCTGGAGATGAGTGACAGTGGCACAGCACCGAATTATTCCTTGCCGTCCACCCTGGTTGATACCGTCTCCTCCATCGCGAATGCCAAGGGTGTTCGCCTGAATGGTGAAAATGCACTCCCGACAGGCGGCAGCGGCTTCCAAAAAATCGAGGAGAAAATCACGAAGTTCGGTTATCACGGGTTTACGTTATTGCGCATCAACAATCTCGTCAACAATGATGGCTCACCAACCGGTGAGTTGAGTGGATTCAAACAATATATCATCAGCAAAGCCAAGCCTGACAATAATGGCGGTACAGGCAACAAAGTAACGATATACTACAAAAAAGGCTTTAACTCACCTTACATTCACTACCGTCCGGCTGGCGGAAGCTGGACTGCAGCGCCAGGTGTGAAAATGCAGGATGCCGAAATTAGCGGCTATGCTAAAATTACCGTCGATATCGGTTCTGCCTCCCAATTGGAAGCCGCTTTTAATGACGGCAATAACAACTGGGACAGCAACAACACCAAAAACTACTCCTTCAGCACGGGCACTTCTACGTACACGCCCGGTAACAGCGGCAATGCGGGAACGATCACATCTGGCGCTCCAGCGGGTACGATTCCCGGGGATGGCGGCGGTACAACTAACAAGGTAACGGTATACTACAAAAAAGGCTTTAACTCGCCTTATATTCACTACCGCCCAGCTAACGGAAACTGGACTGCCGTACCCGGTGTGAAAATGCAGGATGCCGAGATTAGCGGCTATGCCAAAATTACCGTTGATATCGGTTCTGCCTCCCAATTGGAAGCTGCTTTTAATGACGGCAATAACAGTTGGGACAGCAATAACTCGAAGAACTACCTTTTCAGCACTGGAACTTCTACCTACACACCCGGCTTGAACGGGGCTGCAGGATCTATCCGAACGGGGGCACCTTCGGGGGGCGTCCTCAGCGTAGGGGCTTCTACCTACGCAACCGACCTCAACGAAGTGGCAGGACCTATCCCAACAGAAAAACTTTCGGGTGTAACCTTAAACGTAAGCACTTCTACCTACACACCCAATGTTAACGGAGTTGAAGTAACTGCTCAAACGGAGGCGCCTTTAGGCGCCTTCACTCCTATAGATCCGGGTACCCTTTCCAAGCCAACTCCCCTCAACGTAGACTGGAGCGAACAAAGCATTTATTTTATCATGACAGACCGATTTAGCAACGGAGATCCGTCCAACGATAACTACGGTGGCTTCAATTCCAACAACAGCGATCAACGCAAGTGGCATGGTGGCGATTTTCAAGGTATTATTAACAAACTCGACTACATTAAAAATATGGGGTTTACCGCGATCTGGATTACTCCGGTAACGATGCAAAAGAGTGAATACGCTTACCACGGCTATCATACGTATGATTTTTATGCGGTAGACGGGCATCTCGGTACAATGGACAAGTTCAAAGAGCTGGTTGGTAAGGCACATGACAAAAATATCGCTGTGATGCTGGACGTCGTCGTGAATCACACAGGTGATTTCCAACCGGGGAACGGCATCGCCAAAGCTCCTTTTGACAAAGCAGACTGGTATCATCACAATGGTGAAATTACAGGGGGGGACTACAACTCCAACAACCAATGGAAAATTGAAAATGGTGATGTGGCAGGACTGGATGACCTAAATCATGAAAATCCCGCTACCGCAAACGAGCTTAAAAACTGGATCAAATGGCTGCTGAATGAGACAGGCATCGACGGACTGCGGTTGGATACCGCCAAGCATGTACCGAAGGGTTTTCTAAAGGATTTTGACCAAGCCGCCAATACCTTCACCATGGGTGAAATTTTCCATGGCGACCCTGCTTATGTGGGGGATTACACCCGGTATCTCGATGCCGCATTGGATTTTCCGATGTATTATACAATCAAGGATGTCTTCGGACACGATCAATCCATGAGAAAAATCAAGGAACGCTACTCCGATGATCGTTACTATCGCGATGCCCAGACCAACGGTGTATTTATTGACAATCATGATGTAAAACGTTTCCTGAATGACGCCTCCGGCAAGCCGGGTGCTAACTATGACAAATGGCCACAGCTCAAAACTGCTTTGGGCTTTACTCTGACATCACGCGGAATTCCAATCATCTACCAAGGTACTGAGCAAGGCTTTAATGGCGGAGATGATCCCGGCAATCGGGAGAATATGGCTTTCAACTCCAACCATGACCTGTATCAGTACATCGCTAAGCTGAACAATGTGCGCAACAACCACCCTGCTCTGCAAAACGGCAGCCAAAAGGAAAAATGGGTGGACGACTCCTTTTACAGTTTTCAGCGCTCTAAAAACGGTGACGAGGCCATCGTATTTATCAACAACTCCTGGAATAGTCAAACCCGCACGATTGGCAACTTCGATAATCTGTCCAACGGAACCCGCCTGACCAACCAGCTAAGCAACGACTCCGTTCAGATTAACAATGGCTCAATCACCGTGACTCTCGCTCCAAAGGAAGTTAAAATTTTCACCAAGTAA
- a CDS encoding putative holin-like toxin, which yields MEVKDALTLMMMFGTLLIALIGLIVTIVIALNQNKKK from the coding sequence GTGGAGGTTAAGGATGCTCTGACATTAATGATGATGTTCGGCACGCTATTAATAGCGTTGATCGGATTAATCGTTACGATTGTTATTGCGTTGAACCAAAACAAAAAGAAATAG
- a CDS encoding ABC transporter permease, with product MFDLFRAECLKLKGTKILFLSVFILIATVFLTFSTYAINPKLSLDRDGWNEYFMDLVSSINLITGYMSYYILTCYIYAREYQENTHIALFTNPVRRTRIYFSKLLVIYMYIAVSLLLAFVLSAILGMFITARPLTFEIVMYQLGVFAKMILMHAMLIPIITFFAIRWKKFVPAIMGMCTVMCLNFVLINIPGNTFYPWTVPLLFSPHGDMGRTFTYVPGGVISICFIFALGLFLALRSYTHIETQ from the coding sequence ATGTTTGACCTGTTTAGAGCAGAGTGCTTGAAGCTGAAAGGAACTAAAATTCTTTTTCTAAGTGTGTTTATTTTAATAGCAACCGTATTTTTGACTTTTAGTACTTACGCCATAAATCCTAAACTTTCCTTGGATCGTGATGGATGGAATGAATACTTTATGGATTTGGTATCCTCCATTAATTTAATAACTGGATATATGAGCTATTACATTTTGACCTGCTATATCTATGCGAGAGAATACCAGGAGAACACTCATATTGCACTGTTTACAAACCCAGTTCGCCGAACTCGGATTTACTTCAGCAAGCTGCTCGTTATCTATATGTACATCGCTGTTAGCCTGCTGTTAGCATTTGTGCTATCTGCGATATTGGGTATGTTTATTACGGCCAGACCGCTAACCTTTGAAATCGTTATGTATCAGCTTGGGGTATTTGCTAAAATGATTCTTATGCACGCTATGCTCATCCCGATCATCACGTTCTTCGCTATTCGTTGGAAAAAATTTGTGCCTGCTATTATGGGAATGTGTACGGTCATGTGTTTAAATTTTGTTTTAATTAATATACCGGGGAATACCTTTTATCCATGGACAGTGCCGTTATTGTTTTCTCCCCATGGCGACATGGGCAGAACATTTACGTATGTTCCTGGTGGGGTCATCAGTATATGCTTCATTTTTGCGCTTGGGCTTTTTTTAGCGTTGAGAAGCTATACCCATATAGAGACACAGTAG
- a CDS encoding ABC transporter permease: MIRAELIKLKGSKAFLLSYIILLAVVLLEFATSAIFYRYSIDKRGWTYYFEGIVLFVNVAAGFISYYILTGHIFAREYQENTHLFMFTTPVNRIKFYFSKLIIIYGFIIVSLFLVLFLSALLGMSITDRPLTMAIWVYQIQVFAKMCVMHAMLIPIASFFAIHWKSLMVVVLVVCTAIFLNFIYKSEWYPWIVPYLLSPNERNATIPTNVSIAWLSLSVIFLLGLFLSIWTYQRRA, from the coding sequence ATGATTAGAGCAGAGCTCATTAAGCTTAAAGGTTCTAAAGCCTTCTTGTTGAGCTATATTATATTGCTGGCTGTTGTGCTGTTGGAATTCGCGACGAGCGCTATTTTTTACAGATATTCAATTGATAAACGGGGTTGGACCTACTATTTCGAGGGCATAGTTCTCTTCGTCAATGTTGCAGCCGGATTTATCAGTTACTACATATTAACCGGTCATATTTTTGCAAGAGAGTATCAGGAAAACACGCATCTGTTTATGTTTACCACGCCTGTCAACAGGATTAAATTTTATTTTAGTAAATTGATCATTATTTATGGATTTATTATTGTGTCCTTATTTCTCGTTCTGTTTTTGTCTGCATTATTAGGCATGTCCATTACAGATCGACCTTTAACGATGGCTATCTGGGTATACCAAATCCAAGTGTTTGCTAAAATGTGTGTGATGCATGCGATGTTAATCCCAATCGCCTCTTTTTTTGCTATACACTGGAAAAGTCTTATGGTGGTTGTACTCGTAGTTTGTACTGCTATATTTTTAAATTTTATATACAAAAGTGAATGGTACCCTTGGATTGTGCCCTATCTCTTATCTCCTAATGAAAGAAATGCGACTATACCTACCAATGTTTCAATAGCATGGCTCAGCTTATCCGTGATCTTTCTTCTTGGATTGTTTTTATCCATATGGACATATCAAAGAAGAGCCTAA
- a CDS encoding ABC transporter ATP-binding protein, which produces MQYVIETKGLRKQFGMSVAVDDISLHVERGSIYGFLGENGAGKTTTIRMLMRLIEPTSGEVFLFGERLETNYPSIFSKIGTIIETPGLYENLSARDNLRICCKYMGMKDDGRIERTLTTVGLEHTGKKKFKDYSLGMKQRLGIARALVHDPELLILDEPTNGLDPSGIKEIRQLLKRLCEENGKTILISSHILSEIQQLATHIGIIHNGKLLAEDRLSRLEEGFEQYTDVKVDDAEAVQTFLQEHIKQLQYDVISPQQLRIHSPIENTATLNRQLIDHQFSVYEIHTSKQTLEEYFLSLISGEGGRHD; this is translated from the coding sequence ATGCAGTATGTTATTGAAACGAAGGGCCTCCGCAAACAGTTCGGGATGTCGGTAGCTGTAGACGATATTTCCTTACACGTGGAGCGTGGCAGTATCTACGGTTTCCTCGGTGAGAATGGGGCTGGCAAAACAACGACCATCCGCATGCTGATGAGGCTGATTGAGCCTACAAGTGGGGAGGTTTTTTTATTTGGCGAGCGGTTGGAGACGAATTATCCATCTATCTTTTCCAAAATTGGAACGATTATTGAAACACCAGGTTTATACGAAAACCTGAGTGCGCGTGATAATCTGAGAATATGCTGTAAGTACATGGGAATGAAGGATGATGGAAGAATAGAACGTACCTTAACCACGGTAGGTTTAGAGCATACCGGTAAAAAGAAGTTCAAAGATTATTCCCTAGGGATGAAGCAAAGATTGGGGATTGCGAGGGCGCTTGTTCATGACCCTGAGTTGCTCATATTGGATGAGCCGACCAACGGACTGGACCCATCTGGAATTAAGGAAATTCGTCAGCTGTTGAAGCGGTTGTGTGAGGAGAATGGGAAAACCATTCTTATTTCCAGCCACATCTTGAGTGAAATTCAGCAGTTAGCTACACACATCGGGATTATACATAATGGAAAGCTGTTAGCGGAAGATCGTTTGAGTCGGTTGGAGGAAGGTTTTGAGCAATACACAGATGTAAAGGTAGACGATGCAGAAGCAGTACAAACATTTCTGCAAGAGCACATAAAGCAGCTTCAATATGATGTGATATCCCCACAACAACTAAGAATTCATAGTCCGATTGAAAATACAGCCACCTTAAATAGACAGTTAATAGATCATCAGTTTTCGGTCTATGAGATACACACCTCAAAACAGACGCTAGAGGAGTACTTTTTGTCTCTCATTTCAGGAGAGGGTGGGCGACATGATTAG
- a CDS encoding NADH:flavin oxidoreductase/NADH oxidase: protein MKTSLFTPYTIKNLELKNRVVMAPMCQYSVTAKDGIPNDWHHVHYLSRAIGGTGLIIIEMTDVEPDGRITDYDLGLWSDEHIPAYKKLVDGIHAHGSKVGIQIAHAGRKAEDAAEPVAPSAIAYPDASYKQPRALTTEEVRGMVQKFADAARRAVQAGVDTIELHGAHGYLIHQFHSPVTNKRDDVYGQELSLFGVEVIQAVRKEMPAGMPLIFRISAVEYVDGGYDVDHAIELSRAYQAAGVDVIHVSSGGEGPAGARKPGNYPGYQVPFARQIREALNIPVIAVGALDEPALAQSVIGNEDADLVAVGRGLLRDPYWATHAAVALRGEKPSIPEQYQRGY from the coding sequence TTGAAGACTTCGTTGTTTACACCGTATACAATCAAAAATTTGGAGTTAAAGAATCGTGTGGTCATGGCACCGATGTGCCAATACTCGGTCACAGCCAAGGATGGGATTCCGAATGATTGGCATCATGTTCACTACCTAAGCCGAGCAATTGGAGGCACGGGGCTGATTATTATAGAAATGACGGACGTGGAACCGGATGGACGAATTACCGATTATGATCTGGGCCTTTGGTCAGATGAACATATTCCGGCTTATAAGAAGCTGGTTGACGGTATTCATGCGCACGGGTCCAAGGTAGGCATTCAGATTGCTCACGCGGGCCGTAAAGCTGAGGATGCAGCAGAGCCGGTCGCTCCCTCGGCCATCGCATACCCGGATGCGAGTTATAAGCAGCCGCGCGCACTGACCACAGAGGAAGTCCGTGGCATGGTACAAAAATTCGCAGACGCCGCCCGGCGTGCGGTTCAAGCGGGCGTGGATACGATTGAGCTTCACGGTGCACATGGTTACTTGATTCACCAATTCCATTCGCCGGTTACAAACAAGCGTGATGACGTGTATGGTCAGGAGCTATCCCTTTTCGGCGTTGAAGTCATTCAGGCTGTGCGCAAGGAAATGCCTGCGGGTATGCCGTTAATCTTCCGCATCAGCGCGGTGGAATATGTAGATGGTGGATACGATGTGGATCATGCTATTGAGCTGAGCCGAGCATATCAGGCTGCAGGCGTAGACGTGATCCATGTCAGCTCGGGCGGAGAAGGACCGGCAGGCGCCAGAAAGCCAGGCAACTATCCGGGCTATCAAGTGCCGTTTGCTCGCCAAATCCGCGAGGCGCTGAACATCCCAGTCATCGCCGTTGGCGCACTGGATGAACCGGCCTTGGCGCAGTCTGTTATCGGCAATGAGGATGCCGATCTGGTCGCTGTGGGACGCGGATTGCTGCGTGATCCATATTGGGCTACTCATGCAGCGGTGGCACTGCGCGGCGAGAAGCCTTCCATACCTGAACAATATCAACGTGGCTACTGA